One segment of Radiobacillus kanasensis DNA contains the following:
- a CDS encoding IS110 family RNA-guided transposase, whose translation MKDTIKYVGLDVHKERISISIAEEGREKPRYWGEIPHNYENIKKVVKKIGDPQSLRVCYEAGPTGYKLYRFFLTLGIECDVIAPSLIPKRPGERVKTDRRDSMRLAQLFRAGELTSIYVPTEEDEALRDLVRAREDAKEDELRAKHRLTKFLLRYNIHPPKGIRKWTYRYREWLHSLKFDRSSTQIVFQEYYHQLKELEERIKRYEEEIKFQATEGVHAPMIQALQALRGVAVITATSLVAEIGSFQRFVSAKHFMAYVGLTPSEQSSGESRRQGDITKMGNRHVRRLLVESAWSYRYQPAVKGELKKRQAGQSASVQAISWKAQHRLNKKYYRLLSRGKESGKAITAVARELAGFIWAVARELDDPKMA comes from the coding sequence ATGAAGGATACCATAAAATACGTTGGATTAGACGTCCACAAGGAAAGAATTTCAATTTCTATTGCTGAGGAAGGTCGAGAGAAACCAAGATATTGGGGAGAAATTCCTCATAACTACGAAAACATCAAAAAGGTTGTAAAGAAAATAGGAGATCCACAATCTCTTCGAGTATGTTATGAAGCTGGACCAACAGGCTACAAACTATATAGATTCTTTCTTACTCTTGGAATTGAATGTGATGTCATTGCGCCATCTTTAATTCCAAAAAGACCGGGTGAGAGAGTTAAAACAGACAGAAGAGATTCGATGAGGCTTGCGCAACTCTTCCGAGCTGGTGAATTAACCTCTATTTATGTACCAACTGAAGAGGATGAAGCACTTCGAGATTTAGTCCGAGCTAGGGAAGATGCAAAGGAAGACGAACTAAGGGCAAAACATAGGTTGACCAAGTTCTTGTTACGGTACAACATTCATCCTCCCAAAGGAATAAGAAAGTGGACCTATAGATATCGGGAATGGCTTCATTCCCTCAAGTTTGATCGGTCTTCCACACAGATTGTCTTTCAGGAATATTATCATCAATTAAAAGAGTTGGAAGAAAGAATAAAGAGATATGAAGAAGAAATAAAATTCCAAGCAACCGAAGGTGTGCATGCCCCAATGATACAAGCGCTCCAGGCATTAAGGGGAGTAGCTGTAATTACAGCTACTAGTTTAGTTGCAGAAATTGGATCCTTTCAAAGATTTGTATCCGCTAAACACTTTATGGCTTACGTTGGGCTTACTCCAAGTGAACAATCAAGTGGTGAAAGTAGACGCCAGGGTGATATAACAAAAATGGGAAATAGGCATGTTCGCCGTTTACTCGTGGAATCGGCTTGGAGCTATCGGTATCAACCAGCTGTGAAGGGTGAATTGAAAAAAAGACAAGCAGGACAAAGTGCTAGTGTACAAGCTATATCATGGAAAGCTCAACATCGATTAAATAAAAAGTACTACCGACTCTTATCCAGAGGGAAAGAAAGTGGTAAGGCAATTACTGCAGTGGCAAGAGAATTAGCAGGGTTTATATGGGCAGTTGCACGGGAGTTAGATGATCCTAAAAT
- a CDS encoding MBL fold metallo-hydrolase: protein MENVFKDAIIPLASLMNGQRQDISEHVYGLQVQIVNVYFVRNRNTDDWVLIDAGMPRSDRAIIKHAAEIFGPNHSPKAIILTHGHFDHVGSITDLITYWDVPVYAHEQELDYLTGKASYPKGDAEVEGGLVSSLSPLFPNHGINLDNHVHPLPDDHSVPFLDDWEWIATPGHTDGHISLFRELDRTIIVGDAFCTVKQESLYNVITQKHEISGPPKYFTTDWEKAEKSVQKLRELEPHFACPGHGLPIHGEKLTADLQHLTAHFEKIAKPEHGKFVD from the coding sequence ATGGAGAATGTCTTTAAGGATGCAATTATTCCTTTAGCAAGCCTAATGAATGGACAACGCCAGGATATTTCAGAACATGTATATGGATTACAAGTACAAATCGTCAACGTGTATTTTGTGCGAAATAGAAATACCGACGATTGGGTTCTAATCGATGCTGGAATGCCCAGATCTGACCGTGCCATTATTAAACATGCTGCGGAAATTTTTGGACCGAACCATAGTCCTAAAGCTATTATTTTAACGCATGGCCATTTTGACCACGTTGGATCAATTACGGATCTTATTACGTACTGGGATGTACCTGTCTATGCTCATGAACAAGAATTGGACTACTTGACTGGAAAAGCATCTTACCCAAAAGGGGATGCTGAGGTAGAAGGCGGATTAGTCTCTAGTTTATCACCGTTATTCCCGAATCACGGGATAAATTTAGACAATCATGTCCACCCTTTACCCGATGATCATAGCGTCCCTTTTCTAGATGACTGGGAGTGGATAGCTACCCCAGGTCATACAGATGGACATATTTCGCTGTTTCGTGAACTCGATCGCACGATAATTGTAGGAGATGCCTTTTGCACGGTAAAACAGGAATCTCTATACAATGTGATTACACAAAAACATGAAATAAGTGGTCCACCCAAATACTTTACAACAGATTGGGAAAAAGCGGAGAAATCCGTGCAAAAGTTACGAGAACTTGAGCCACATTTCGCCTGTCCTGGTCACGGATTACCTATTCATGGCGAGAAGCTAACCGCTGATTTACAGCATCTTACTGCACATTTTGAAAAAATCGCGAAGCCTGAGCACGGAAAATTTGTGGACTAA
- a CDS encoding HesB/IscA family protein, whose protein sequence is MVLNITDSAKHQINEMMKEEDAETVRLRFGVKGGGCSGLSYALGFDYEVNDELEQIEEINEIPVIITKQDIPIIEGTTIDFKQNMMGGGFTIDNPNAIVSCGCGSSFKAKEREGTPEEC, encoded by the coding sequence ATGGTTCTAAATATAACAGATAGCGCGAAGCATCAAATTAATGAGATGATGAAGGAAGAAGATGCGGAAACAGTACGCCTTCGTTTTGGTGTAAAAGGCGGAGGTTGTAGTGGTCTATCCTATGCATTAGGCTTTGACTATGAAGTGAATGATGAGCTTGAACAAATAGAAGAAATTAATGAAATACCTGTAATCATTACGAAACAGGATATTCCCATCATTGAAGGAACAACCATCGATTTTAAACAAAACATGATGGGTGGCGGATTCACGATTGATAATCCAAATGCCATCGTTTCGTGTGGATGTGGGTCGTCTTTCAAAGCGAAAGAACGAGAAGGTACACCGGAGGAATGTTAA
- the dapF gene encoding diaminopimelate epimerase, with product MMNIPFTKMHGLGNSYIYVDLYQTTLKEDQLPAIARYISNVNTGIGSDGLILIGPSEQAEVSMRIFNKDGSEGKNCGNGLRCVAKYAYEHHLVSETTFTIETLSGNVTAHVHESGNVVEEVTVDMGIPHLRRKEIPMVGADVEQIIAEPFVVSEQELEVTAVSMGNPHAIFYVEDIEKAPLQTLGPTITKDERFPEGVNVEFVQVVSDKEVHFRVWERGSGITQACGTGACAAGVASVLNGFSEKGKEVCVHLSGGDLFITWGDDDHVWMRGKAETVATGRFQWNQKS from the coding sequence ATAATGAACATCCCATTTACAAAGATGCACGGTTTAGGAAATAGCTATATTTATGTAGACTTATACCAAACTACGTTAAAAGAAGATCAACTACCTGCCATCGCTCGGTACATTTCTAATGTGAATACCGGAATCGGTTCAGATGGATTAATTTTAATCGGGCCGAGTGAACAAGCGGAAGTGTCGATGCGTATTTTTAATAAAGATGGGTCAGAAGGAAAAAATTGCGGAAATGGTCTTCGGTGTGTTGCAAAGTATGCATATGAGCATCATTTAGTTTCTGAGACCACATTTACAATTGAAACGTTATCAGGGAACGTGACAGCTCATGTTCACGAATCCGGAAATGTTGTTGAAGAGGTTACTGTAGATATGGGGATTCCTCATTTGCGAAGAAAAGAAATACCGATGGTCGGTGCGGATGTAGAGCAAATTATTGCAGAGCCATTTGTTGTTTCAGAACAGGAATTAGAAGTTACGGCTGTATCGATGGGAAATCCGCATGCCATTTTTTATGTAGAAGATATAGAAAAAGCTCCTTTGCAGACATTAGGTCCTACAATTACAAAGGATGAGCGTTTTCCAGAGGGAGTTAATGTAGAATTTGTTCAAGTTGTTTCCGATAAAGAAGTGCATTTCCGTGTTTGGGAAAGAGGCTCTGGTATTACACAAGCGTGTGGAACAGGTGCTTGTGCGGCTGGTGTTGCTTCTGTGTTAAATGGGTTTTCGGAAAAAGGAAAAGAAGTGTGTGTCCATTTAAGTGGAGGAGATTTGTTCATCACGTGGGGCGACGATGACCACGTATGGATGAGAGGTAAAGCAGAAACAGTTGCTACAGGTAGGTTCCAATGGAATCAGAAAAGTTGA
- a CDS encoding YuzB family protein: MMNPIIEFCVNNLASGSQKAMEELEKDPDLDVIEYGCTSFCGICSMSLFAIVNGEPVTADSPEELVEKVYEYLEENPLF, from the coding sequence ATGATGAATCCGATTATTGAGTTTTGTGTGAATAATTTAGCAAGTGGATCTCAAAAGGCGATGGAAGAACTGGAAAAAGATCCAGATTTAGATGTAATCGAATATGGCTGTACAAGCTTTTGTGGAATTTGTTCGATGAGTCTGTTTGCTATTGTAAATGGGGAACCTGTAACGGCAGACAGTCCAGAAGAGTTAGTTGAAAAAGTGTATGAATATTTAGAGGAGAATCCCCTATTTTAA
- a CDS encoding YuzD family protein, which yields MNPNKSVLVSVYGANQICASCVNAPSSIDTYEWLQAAISRKYEQADVKYEYVDIFDPPKTELHKSIRDQVEEDELFYPVVLVNNKIVADGIPQIKTIYRALEDIGISEL from the coding sequence ATGAATCCGAATAAATCTGTTTTAGTAAGTGTATATGGCGCGAACCAGATATGTGCCAGTTGTGTGAACGCTCCTAGTTCTATTGATACGTATGAATGGCTACAAGCTGCGATTTCAAGAAAATATGAACAAGCAGATGTAAAGTATGAATATGTGGACATTTTTGATCCACCAAAAACGGAATTACATAAAAGTATAAGGGATCAGGTCGAAGAGGATGAATTGTTTTATCCAGTTGTTCTCGTAAATAATAAAATTGTTGCGGATGGAATTCCACAAATCAAAACGATTTATCGAGCGCTTGAGGATATTGGTATAAGCGAATTATAA
- a CDS encoding NifU family protein: MQEQVQEVLNKLRPFLLRDGGDVELVDVEDGIVRLRLMGACGNCPSSTITLKAGIERALMAEVPGVTEIEQVF; this comes from the coding sequence ATGCAAGAACAAGTACAAGAAGTTTTAAATAAATTACGTCCATTCTTGCTACGAGATGGTGGCGACGTTGAATTAGTTGACGTAGAGGATGGAATTGTTCGTCTTCGTTTGATGGGCGCATGCGGAAATTGCCCAAGTTCAACCATTACTTTAAAAGCTGGAATTGAACGCGCGCTTATGGCCGAAGTTCCGGGTGTGACTGAAATAGAACAGGTATTTTAA